Within the Longimicrobium sp. genome, the region CGCCGTGGCCGTGGCCGCGCCGCCGCGCTGCAGCCAGGGCGCCAGCCAGCTGTTGACCTCGGGCGGGAGGTGGCCCAGCGGGTCGCCGCCGGCCAGGTGCACCCACACCGCCGGGTCCTCCTCCATCGGCGGGTCGGGGATCAGCAGCAGCCGGTCGCCCTGCTCCACCTCGCGCACGTGCGCCGCCCGGTCGCCGAAGACGGTGCCGTGCACCGTGCTGCGGAAGACCGGCGGCTTCGCTTCAGGGAACTGTGGGATCATTCGGGACCTCGGGCGGGAAGTCTGCGGTTCACCCCCGAATGTATCATCGCGTACACGGCGGCTCAAGCCTTTCGTAACCGATTGTATCGATTGCAGATAGTTTGTCGCCGAGCCCGCTTCGGCGGCGTCCCGCGGAGGGAGCGGAGATGACGGAGACGGCCATCTACCTGGATTACGCGGCCTCGGCGCCGCTGCGCCCCGAGGCGCGCGAGGCCATGCTCTCCTTCCTCGACGGCCGCTGGGGGAACCCGTCCAGCATCCACCGCTTCGGGCGCGAGGCGCGCGCGGCGCTCGAGGATGCCCGCGCGCGCCTGGCGCGCGTGATCGGCGCCTCGCCGGCGGAGATCGTGTTCACCCGCGCGGGGACCGAGGCGGACGATCTGGCCATCCTCGGCCGAGCGCGGATGGTCCCCGGCGCGCCGGTCGCCGTCTCCGCCATCGAACACAAGGCGGTGCTGGCCAGCGCGCACGCCGCCGAGGCCGAGGGCGCGCCGCTCGTCCTCCTCCCCGTGGACGGCGACGGCGTGGTGCGGATGGACGCGGTCGACGCGGCGCTCGAACGGAAGCTCGCCGTCGTCTCCGTGATGTGGGCGAACAACGAGACCGGCGCGCTGCAGCCCGTCGCGGAGATCGCAGCGAGATGCCGCGCGGCCGGCGCCGTCTTCCACTCCGACGCGGTGCAGGCGCTGGGGAAGGTGCCCGTGCGCGTGGACGAGGTCCCCGCCGACCTGGTCGCGTTCAGCGCGCACAAGCTGGGCGGGCCCAAGGGGATCGGCGCGCTGTTCGTGCGCCGGGGAACGCAGCTGCGGCCGCTCCTCTTCGGCGGCGGCCAGGAGCGGGGGCTGAGGCCGGGAACGGAGGACGTCGCGGGCGCGGCCGGATTCGCCGCCGCAGCCGAGGCGGCGGAAGCGGTGCGCGAGGCGGAGATGGCGCGCATCGCCGCGCTGCGCGATAGGCTGGAGGAGGGGCTGCGCGCGCGCGTCCCCGGCCTCGCCGTGAACGCCGCCGGGGCGCCGCGCCTGCCGACGGTGAGCAACGTCTCCGTTCCCGGTGCCGACCCCGAGGCGCTGCTGGTGTCGCTGGACCTGCAGGGGATCGCCGTCTCCAGCGGCTCGGCGTGCGCGAGCGGCGCGGTGGAGCCGAGCCACGTCCTCACCGCGATGGAGATCCCCGCCGCGCTGGCCGGCCCGTCCGTGCGCTTCTCCCTCGGCTGGGGGACGACGGACGCGGAGATCGATCGCGTCCTCGACGTCTTCCCCGCGATCGCCGAGCGCGTGCGGTCGACGAACGGCTGATCGCCATCCCACTCCCATCTCCTTTATCCCCCCACCTCGCGAGGACCTGATGGCACGCAGCGCCGCGGCGACCGTGGACGAATACCTGGCCGAGCTCCCCGAGGACCGCCGCGCGGCGATCTCCGCCGTGCGCGACGTGATCGTGCGCAGCCTGCCGGAGGGATACGCCGAGGGAATGGGGTACGGGATGATCGGCTACACGGTGCCGCTGGAGCGGTATCCGCACACCTACAACCGCCAGCCGCTGGTGCTCGCGGGGCTGGCGGCGCAGAAGAACTACTACGCGCTGTACCTGATGTGCGCGTACGAGGGAAGCGAGCACGGGCGCGCCCTCCGCGACGCGTTCCGGGCGGCGGGGAAGAAGCTGGACATGGGCAAGTCGTGCATTCGCTTCCGCTCGCTCGACGACCTGCCGCTGGAGGCCATCGGCCGCATCATCGCGTCGCTGCCGCCGGACGAGTACATCCGCTGGTACGAGGCGGCGCGGCAGCGGGCGTGAGATCGGAACAACCCCGTGCCGCCGCGCCTTGCCGGGTGCGGACGCGGTGACTAGATCGTAGAAAGCGCCGCCGTACGTCTCCTCGCCGTCGCATTCCCCGCCTTCCACGCTGCACCGGATGACGAAGATCCGAGCCCTGGCCCTGCTGTCCGCCCTCGCTGGCGCGGCCGCCCCGCTGCACGCGCAGGCGCGCGCCGGGCACCTGCTGGTGGCCGCCGCGCCCGACGGCACCGCGCTGACGCTGGACTCGGCCAGCATCGGCCGCATCGGCGAGTCAGCGTACTTCGTCACCGCGGTGTACCAGTATTCGCCCGAGCTCGCGCGGCAGTACGGCTTCGACCGGCTGCTGGAGGACGAGGAGCTGGACTGCGCCGCACTGCGCGTGCGCAACAGCAGGAAGCGCGCGTTCGCCGGCGACACCGCGCTGCGGACGGTCGACCTCGAAAACACGAGCCGCGCGGACTGGGCCCCCGTGAGCGACGCCGAGGGCCCGCTGGTGCAGGCCATCTGCGCGAAGCTCGTCGGCTCGTTCGCGGCGGCGCTCCCGGTGACGCTCGACCTGCGGGACGCGGAGACGATGCCCGTGCTCACGAACCGCTCGGAAGTGGTGACCGCGCTCCAGCACAACTATCCCGCGCTGCTGCGCGACGCGGGGGTCACGGGATCGGTGGTGATTCGCATCCGGATCACCGGCGAGGGCCGCGTCGACTCCAGTGCGGTGCGGGTGGAATCGGCCACGCACGACGCGTTCGGCGCCGCGGCCGCGCACGTCGCGCAGGCCATGCGCTTCCGCCCGGCGCTCCTGCACGGCCAGCCCGTGCCCGTCTGGGCGACGCTCCCGGTCACCTTCGGGCTCGCCGACAGCAGCCCCGGGGACTTCGAGCGGCAGCCGGACCGGCCGGTGCAGCGGGGCTTCCCTCGCCCGCGCACCTCCACCGGCATCTGCACGCAGCCGCCGCCCCTGTGCTCGCCGTGATATCGCCGTCGCGAGCGAGGAACGTCGCCGCCGCGGCTGATATCGGATCGCTCTACATCTCGACCCTTCGCACTTTCCGTATCCCGAGATGAAGTCACTCGCCGTACCGATCCTGGTCGCGCTCGCCTGCGCCGCAACACCGCTCCGGGCGCAGGACGTGGTCCCGGGCACGCTGATCCCCGTCGCGCGCACGCCGGACGGGATCGTGCTGTCGCTGGATTCGGCCAGCATCGCGCGCACCGGCGACTCGACCTTCTATGCGACCGCCGTCTACGAGTTTCCCCCCGAGGTGGCGGCGCGCGCGGGCGTGGACCGGCGGTTCGAGACGCAGGAGACGGACTGCGCCGAGAGCCGCTACCGCGGCCGCGCCGTCACCTTCATGAAGGGCGACCTCCCGGTCGACGTCGAGGAGGGCGACACCACCGGGCGCGCCGAGTGGCGGCCGGTGGACATGGTCGACCTGCCCATCCACCGCGTCCTCTGCGCCAGGCTGCTCGGCTCGTTCGCGGCGCTGCCGGTGACGACGGAGATCTGGAGCGTGGAGCAGCAGCCCGAGCTGGTCAACCGCGACGCGGTGGCGCGCAGCATCGCGCGCGAGTTCCCGCCGCGCCTGCGCGACGCGGGGACGTCGGGGAACGCGATCCTGCGCTTCCGCATCGACGCCGAGGGGCGCGTGGACACCGCGTCGATGCGCGTGCTGCGCGCCACCCTCGCCGAGTTCGGCGAGGCGGCCCGGCGCGTGGCGCTGCGGATGCGCTTCCGCCCGGCGCGGCTGCGCGGCGAGCCCGTGGCCGTGTGGGTGACGCTGCCGGTGACGTTCCAGCTGATGCGCGGCTCGCCATAGCATCGCGGGACCATCATCCCATCACGACGGCAAACGCGCCGGACGGATCTCTGCGTGCGCGAGCCGGGGCGCGAGCTCGGGGCATCCAGCCGACCTGTGATCCCCGCGCCGTGCCGCACCGATCGTGCGGTTCGGGGTATCACTGCCCGTCGATCGGCGGTAAACCGGACAGCGGTGGAATGATGGAGAAGAAGACGGTCCTCGTCGCCATGTCGGGCGGCGTGGACAGCTCGGTCGCGGCGGCGCTGCTGGTGGAACAGGGCCACACCGTGATCGGGGTGACCATGAAGACGTTCTGCTACCAGGAGGCGGAGGCCGAGCTCACCGGCCCCACGCGTTCCTGCTGCGGGCTGGACGGCATCATGGACGCGAAGAGGGTGGCCGACCGGCTGGGGATCGCGCACTACGTGTTCGACGTGGAGCGCGAGTTCACCCGCGACGTGATCGACGACTTCGTGGGCGAGTACGCGGCCGGGCGCACGCCGAACCCCTGCGTGCGCTGCAACGGCAACACCAAGTTCCGCGACCTGCTGCGCCGCGGGAAGATGCTCGGCTGCGACGCCATCGCCACCGGCCACTACGCGCGCATGGGGACGGACGCCGCCGGCCGCCCCGTGCTGCTGCGCGGCGTGGACGCCAACAAGGACCAGAGCTACTTCCTCTGGGCGCTCCCCCCCGAGCTCCTGCAGCAGCTGATGTTCCCGCTGGGCGAGCTCACCAAGCCGCAGGTGCGCGAGATCGCCCGCCGGCTGGGGCTGGTGACGGCCGACAAGCCGGAGAGCATGGAGATCTGCTTCGTCCCCGACGGCAACTATCCGCGCTTCCTGGAGAAGCGGCTGGGGAGGGAGCACGCCGCGCTCTCCGCCGGCGCGCTGGTGACCACGCGGGGCGAGGTGGTCGGCGAGCACGACGGCTACGCGCGCTACACGGTGGGCCAGCGCCGGGGACTGGGCGGCGGCCGCTCGCTGCCGCTGTACGTGCTGGGCACCCGCCCCGAGCGCCGCGAAGTGGTCGTCGGCACGATGGACGAGCTGCACCGTCCCGAGGTGACCATCGGCGAGCTGAGCTGGCTCGCCGCGCCGCCGGCCGTCGGCGACGCCGTGCAGGTGCAGATCCGCCACCGCGCCCCCTCCGTCGACGCGATTGTGACGTCGATCGACGGGGATTCGATCACCCTGCGCTTCGCGAAGCCGCAGCGCGCCGTCTCCCCCGGCCAGAGCGCGGTGATGTTCGGCGGCGAGGTGGTGCTGGGCGGCGGGCGGATCGCCGCGCCCCAAGCCGCGTGACGGGCCATTCTCGCCGGACCCGCCTCCGTGCGCCCCATGAGCTCCAGCTCAGTTCAAGTAGGAGAGGATGAACTTCATCTTCTTCACGAAGTAGCTGTCTCCGCCGCCGTGATAGATGAACGTGCTCATGCACGCCCTGAGGAAGAGTGCGTCCCCCAGCGAGCAGGCGAAGCCCCCGAGGTTGATCTGCACGGACAGATGACCGTTGTGCGTGATCAGCTTGTGGACCGCGTCGTGGCCGTCTTTGGTGGGGGTGAACCGGGTCAGGTCCCTCACCCAGTGCTTCACCAGGTTCAGGTCCGAGGGGGGAACCGCGGCCAGGATCTCCTGCGTGAATAACACGTAGATGTTCAGCAGCGAGTGGTAATTGCTGGAAACCAGGCCGGTCTGGCTGGCGACCGCGGCGAACTCCTGGATGCGCGGGTGGCTCAGGATTTCGTATATCCTGGGGGCGATCGCCCCGTCGGCGCGCGCGACGCTGTTCCAACGCTTGTTGACCTGCGACGCCGCTACGAGGCTCTTGATGTCGAGATAGCCGAGGACCAGGTCGAGGATTTCCGGCGGAAGGATGATGTCGGGCACCTCGTCCACCTGGGTTTCTGCAACCATCATGGTATCCATGATTCCTCCTCGTTTTTGGTGGGGGTGACAAGAATCGACGGCAGGATTGTGAACGGCCTTCGCACCATAGCGTGGCGCGCAGGAAAGCTCAACCTTCTCGTCGTACGGAGGGCGGCACGCGGCTTCGGCGCATCGGATCGGACGGCACGGCCCGGTTTCCCGCGGGGGAGACCGGGCCGTTTCGCGTTCCGGCGATTGTGATCGGCGGCTCCGCGGCGAATATTGGTGCCGCACGGCCACGACCGGCGCGCGCGAGGGATCGTGGGCGAGCGCCTGGCATGCGGCCGCGACGCGGGGATCTCGAGCCCGGTGCGAACCGGCTGCCTCGCGGCACACGAGGCCGCGGAGCCGAAGGAGCGCCCGACCGGCGCGCCCGCTCCCGGAGGGCTCTCCGCGATTGAGCCCGCTTCATCCCCGCACCCCCTCGGCTCCCACTCTCATCGACCACCCGATGAACCACAAACGCAATCTCCTGATGTACCTGGTCGGCGGGGCATCGCTCGTGGTGCTGACCGCCGGGCTGAAGGCCGTGTCCGGCCTGCTGAACCCCATGCTGATGGCCGGCTTCCTCGCGCTGCTGCTGCAGCCGTTCGTGCGCCGGCTGCAGAAGCTGGGCGTGGCCGGCGGCGGCGCGGTGGCGCTGGTGGTGTTCGCCCTGGTGCTCGCCGGCCTCTCGCTCGTCGGGTTCGTGGGGATCTCGCTGCGGCAGGTGGCCTCCGAGATCCCCACCTACCGCACGCAACTGGAGGGGATCGCGGCCTCGGTCACGCAGATGGCGGCGGCGCGCGGGTTCGACGCGGCGGCGTACGTCAACAGCGCGCTCAGCGGGCCGCAGGTGGGGCGCGCCGTGCTGAACGTGATGGGCGAGGTGGCGTCGGCGTTCGGCAACATGGTGCTGACGCTCTTCATCTTCGCCTTCATGCTGGGCGGCATGTGGGAGATGGAGCGCCGCGCCAGCAAGCGCGCCCGCGACCACAGCCCCATGGCCGCGCGCTTCCTGGCGTTCTCGGAGACGCTGCGCGGCTACATCGGCGTGCGCGCGGCGCTGGGGCTGGTGGCCGCGGTGCTCGACTACATCGTGCTGGTGATCCTGGGGGTGGAGCACGCGCTGCTGTGGGGCGTGCTGTCGTTCATCCTGAGCTTCGTGCCGAACATCGGGTTCACGCTGTCGATGCTGCCGCCCACGCTGCTGGCGCTGCTGGAAGGGGGATGGGTGCGCGCGCTGATCGTGCTCGTCGCCTACAACGTGATCAACACGGTGATCGACAACGTCATCGGCCCGCGCTTCGTGGGGAAGCAGATGCAGATCTCGGCGCTGGTCAGCTTCCTGTCGGTGATCTTCTGGGCTTGGGTGCTGGGCCCCACGGGCGCGATCCTGGCCGTGCCGCTCACCGTGCTCCTCCGCGACCTGGTCGAGGCCCCCGCGGAATCGCAGCTCGTCGTCACTCCGGTGGATTGAACCACGAGGCTCACGCGGAGACGCGGAGGCGCGGAGAACTGATCGCGGCGGTGAGTTCTCCGCGTCTCCGCGCCTCCGCGTGAGAACAGGAAAGCCGGAGCCCCGCGGCGCGATCGAGGACGCGCCGCGGGGCTCGTTTGCGTGGGTGATGGGGATTACTCGAGCTCTTTCGAGCCGCGCAGCATCTCCCTCAGCTTCTTCTCGTCGAACGTGACGACCTGCTCCTCGGCGTCGGCTTCGTCGCCGGGGCGCTCGACGTAGCGCGGCGGACGATTGGGGTCCGAGAGGCAGTTGAACACGATCCGCGGCCGGATCGCCAGCCCGAAGTTGCCGCTGGAGGCGAACGCCTCCCACGTCAGCAGGTTCTCGTCCGTGAAGGTATGGCTCATCTCCGTACGTTCCTCGTCCCCTGTCCCGTCTCTCCCGCACCGCCGACGCGCTTCGCCAACTCCGTGCCGTACGCGGTGATAGATCCTTCGGCCTGCCGTCCACGGTGCCGACGCGACTCCAGTCTGGCCGGCCTCAGGATGACGTCGGGTCGGCGCCCGACTCAGCACTCAGCACTTCAGTGCCGCAGTCCGGCGTTCGACGCGAACTCCTCGAACTGCTTCCGCTGCTCGTCGCTCAGCTCCTCGGGAACGGTGACCTCGACGCGCACGTACTGGTCGCCGCGGCGGCCGCCCTTCTCCACGCCCTGGCCCTTGATGCGGAAGCGCGTTCCGCTCTGCGTGCCCTCGGGGATGCGCAGCACCACGCCCTTCCCGTCGACGGTGCGCACCTTGATCTTCGAGCCGAGCACCGCCTGCGCCACGTTGATGGGCACGTTCACGTTCAGGTCCAGCCCCTCGCGCTGGAAGAACTTGTCGGGCGTCACGCGCACGTTGATCAGCAGGTCGCCCGCCTGGCCGCCGCCCGCGCCCTTCTCGCCCTGCCCCGCGATCCGCACCTTCGAGCCGTTGTCGACGCCGGCGGGGATGGAGACGTTGACCGTCTTCTGCTCGCGCACCTGGCCCTGGCCGTGGCAGTTCTCGCAGGGCTCCTGCGGCACCTTCCCGCGCCCGTAGCAGTTGGGGCACGGCCGGGTGACGCCGAAGCCGCCCTGCCCGAAGGTGATGGTCCCCGCGCCCTTGCACTCGGGGCAGGTGATGATCTGCGTCCCCGGCTTGGCCCCCGTCCCCCCGCAGACGGGGCAGTCCTCCGTCACCGGCAGGGTCACGGTCACGGTGCCGCCGCGCGCCGCCACCTTGAACGGGATCTCGACCTGGTACTCGATGGTCTCGCCGCGCGTGGGGCCGCCAGGACGCCCGGGGGCGCCCCCGCCGCGGCCACGCTTCCCGAAGTCGAAGATCGAGCCGAAGATGTCGCCCAGGCCGCCGCCCAGGTCCAGGTCCTCGAAGCTGAAGCTGCCGCCGCCCGCCGCGCCGCCGGGGCGCGCCCCGCCCGGCCGGTAGCCGCCCAGTCCGCCGAACGCGCCGAGCTTGCGCATCTGGTCGTACTGCTTGCGCTTGCCCTCGTCGCTGAGGACCGCGTACGCCTCGGAGATCTCCTTGAACTTCTCGGCCGCCGAGGCGTTGTCGGGGTTGGCGTCGGGGTGGTACTGCTTGGCCAGCTTGCGGTACGCCTTCTTGATCTCGTCGGCGTTGGCGTTCTCGGGAACGCCCAGCACGCGGTAGAAGTCCTTCGTTGGTGTCGCCATGGTCTAGCCGAAAGTCGAAAGCGCGCGCGAAGGATCGTCCGCCGCGTGGATCGTGTCACCCGTGCTTCTTGACCACCACCTGGGCCGGGCGCACCAGCACGCCCTTGAAGCGGTAGCCCTTGCGATACACCTGCCCCACCGTGTCGTCCTCGTCGGCGCTCCCGGCGGGCATGGTGGTCAGCGCCTCGTGCTGCGTGGGATCGAACGGCTTCCCGGCCGCCTCGATCTCCTCCAGCCCGGCGGCCTCCAGCGCGCGCAGGAACTTCTTCTCCACCATCTCCGCCCCCTCGTGCAGCGACTGGGCGGGGGTGGTGGCCGGGTCGAAGTCGGCGATGCGCTGCAGGTCGTCGAGCGGCTCCAGCAGCCGCTCGGCCAGCTGCGCCTGGGCGCGCACCCAGCTCTCGGCGCGCTCGCGCTCCACGCGCTTGCGGTAGTTCTCGAACTCGGCCGCCAGCCGCAGGTGCCGGTCCTTCACGGCCTGCAACTCGGCCGCGGGGTCCGCCGCCGGCTGCGTCTCCGCCTGCGGCTCGGCCGCGGTCGCCCGGGTCTCGTCGGCGATCTCCGCCGCGGGGCCGTCGCCGGGCGCGGCGTGGCCGTTGGCCTTGCCGTTCGGCTTCTCGCCGCCGTCCGCGTGGTGCGCGCCGTGGCCGCGATGCCTGTGGTGATGCTTGTGGTCCGCCATCCGAATGTCCGCGGTCAGAAGGACAATGCCGTGAGGTTCACCCGCACCTACCCGGGGCCGGGTGAGCCGTTGATTCTAAGTCCGCCGTCAAGGCAAACACCGGTTTAGCAAGCCCGGTGCCCCGTTTTCGTGCCGCTTTGGCAGATTTCGAGAGGCCTGAACCCGCGTGGCGGCAGTCGCGCTCGAACTGCGGGTCTCACGCGGAGACGCGGAGGCGCGGAGAACTCACCGCCGCATCGCTTTCCTCCGCGTCTCCGCGGCTCCGCGTGAGATTCTCGACATCGGTCCCGACGCAGAACGGAGATCACCGCGTGGAAGATTCAATCCCCCGAAGTATCAGGATCTCCCTGATCTTCCCGATCCCCCGCCCCCTCCATCCGCGCCTCCATCCACGCGAGAAGGTCGGAGATGGGACGGTCGCGCTCGAGCTCGTTCAGCGACTCGTGGTGGAAGCCGGGATACTGCTTCACCGTCACGTCCCCACGCAGCCCCTCGGCGAAGCGCAGCGTGGCCTCCTCGCGCACGATGGTGTCCGCGCCGGGAACGATGAACAGCGTGGGCAGGGCGATGCGGTCGCGCTCGGCGAAGGCGTCGCGCATCGCCCGCACCATCTCCATGTACAGCCGCGGGGTGATCCTGTCATGCACGCGTGGGTCGTCGCGGTACGCGCGGACGTACGCGGAGTCGTGCGTCAGCTCCGCGGGGTCGACCTCGTTGGAGATGGGGACCCAGGGGAGATACTTCGACAGCACGCCGGAGAGCGCCGTCTTCCACCGCGCCGCCTCCTTCGCGATCCCCAGCAGCGGCGCGGAGAGGACGGCCCCGCGCAGCGGCACCGCCGGCGGAGACTCGAGCCAGCGGATGGCGATCAATCCCCCCAGCGAGTGGCCGAGGAGGAAGAGCGGGACCTCGGCCGGCGCCACCTCCGCGAGACGCCGCGCGAAGGCGTCGAAGTCCTCCGTCAGCGCCTCCCACCGCGGCGTGTGGCCGCGAATCCCCCCCGACCGCCCGTGCCCGCGGTGGTCGAGCGCGTGCACCTCGATCCCCCTTGGAGCGAGATCCCGCGCCAGCGCGGCGTAGCGGCCCGCGTGCTCGCCCAGGCCGTGGCTCAGCAGCACCACGGCGCGCGGGCGCTCGACCGGCCAGGAGAGGGAGTGGAGGAGGACGCCGTCCGCGGCGCGGAAGGTGGCCGAGGCGTCGGGCGGCGGAAGGAGGCCGTCGCTCACGCGCGGCTCAGGGCGCCGCCTTCCGCTGCAGCTCGAGCGTGCGGAAGGACTTGAGGTAGACGGCCAGCGACCAGACGGTGAGGATGACGGCGATGGAGAGCGAGACGATCACGAAGATGCGGTGGAAGGGGATCCAGAAGCCGTTCCAGAACCGCGTGTCCCACCCGAACTCGCGCGACGCCGACCAGAGCGCGTACCAGAAGATGATCGCGCCGGTGGCGATGTTCTGGAACACCGCCTTCAGCTTCCCCGCGCGCCCCGCGGCCAGGATGATCCCCCGCCGCGCCGCGTAGCCGCGGAACACGGTGATGAACAGCTCGCGCCCGAAGATGATGGCCAGGATCCACCACGGCAGCTTCGCGTCCGCACCGCCGAACCAGGCGAACGGCGTCTCCGGCTCGCCGCCGTGCGAGAGCCAGTAGAAGGGGATGAAGGTGGCCGCGAGGAGGAGCTTGTCGGCCAGCGGGTCGGCCAGCTTGCCAAAGTCGGTGACCAGGTTGCGGCTGCGCGCCAGGCGCCCGTCGACCAGGTCGGAGAAGGCGGCGATGAGGAAGACGATGAAGGAGGCCAGCCGCACGCCGAACCCGTCGGTGAGGATCATGGGTGCCAGCAGCACCGCCAGCGCGATCCGGCCCAGGGTGATGGCGTTCGGCAGGTTCAGCCACGGCATGGGCTTGGCGGCCTCCACCCGGTCAGCTCAGCGACTTGATCACGAGCTTGCTCACCGCCTTCAGCGTGTCGAACACCCCGATCCCGCGCGTGGCCACCGCCTCGAAGTGCGGGATGCGGTTGGGGTTGAGCTGCGCCTCGAGCTCCTGCAGGCTGGAGGTGTTGGGAAGGTCGCGCTTGTTGTACTGGATGACGAAGGGGATCTCGCGCAGGTCCAGCCCGTACTCGGCCAGGTTCTCGTAGAGGTTGTGCATGCTCTCGATGTTGGCGTCGAGCCGCTCCACCTGGCTGTCGGCCACGAACACCACCCCGTCGACCCCCTTCAGGATGAGCTTGCGGCTGGCGTTGTAGTACACCTGCCCGGGCACGGTGTAGAGGTGGAAGCGCGTCTTGAAGCCGCGGATGGCGCCGAGGTCCACCGGGAGGAAGTCGAAGAAGAGCGTGCGCTCGGTTTCCGTGGCCAGCGAGATCAGCTTGCCGCGGGTGTTGGGCGCCACCTTCTCGTACACGTACTCCAGGTTGGTCGTCTTCCCGCACAGACCCGGGCCGTAGTACACGATCTTGCAGTTGATCTCGCGCGAGGCGTAGTTGATCATCGACATGTTCGGCCGCCTTTCTACAGGTCGCCGAACAGGCGGTCGATCTCGTCCTCCGCCTCGTCCACGAAGGCGCTCTCCACGCGCGCGCTCTGCGGCGCGGCGGCCGAACGGTCGAACATCTCGCGGAAGATCTCGGCGAGCTCGCGGACCACTCCCTTCACCTTGATGCGGATCATCCCCAGGGTCGTGCGGTTGTCGAAGAGCACCACCAGGATCACCCGGCGGGCCACGTCGGCCAGGTACATGCTCTCCTTCTCGCCCTGGTGGAAGAGCGAGGAGAACTCGTGCTCGCCGATCATGCTGGCCAGCTGGTCGTTGGCCGAGAAGTCGGCCGCGGCCAGCGACGAGAAGGCCACCGAGTCGAAGTCGGGCTTCTCGCCCGCGGTGGTCACCAGCTGCCCCGTGCGGTCCACGAGCAGGGCGCAGCGGGCGTTGGAATCGTAGAGGAAGCCCTGCAGGAGCCGGTCGATGCGCTGGAAGTCGCGCTCCTCGAAGCTCCAGCTGCTGGCGCCGCCGGCCATCAGGCGACCTCGCTCTCGCGGGTGGCCAGCTCGCCCTCGAGGCGCAGGAGCACGGCCTGCGCGCGCTTGCGCAGCAGCGGCCGCGGCTCCCAGGCCAGGAAGTCGCGCAGCAGCA harbors:
- a CDS encoding cysteine desulfurase family protein codes for the protein MTETAIYLDYAASAPLRPEAREAMLSFLDGRWGNPSSIHRFGREARAALEDARARLARVIGASPAEIVFTRAGTEADDLAILGRARMVPGAPVAVSAIEHKAVLASAHAAEAEGAPLVLLPVDGDGVVRMDAVDAALERKLAVVSVMWANNETGALQPVAEIAARCRAAGAVFHSDAVQALGKVPVRVDEVPADLVAFSAHKLGGPKGIGALFVRRGTQLRPLLFGGGQERGLRPGTEDVAGAAGFAAAAEAAEAVREAEMARIAALRDRLEEGLRARVPGLAVNAAGAPRLPTVSNVSVPGADPEALLVSLDLQGIAVSSGSACASGAVEPSHVLTAMEIPAALAGPSVRFSLGWGTTDAEIDRVLDVFPAIAERVRSTNG
- a CDS encoding DUF1801 domain-containing protein yields the protein MARSAAATVDEYLAELPEDRRAAISAVRDVIVRSLPEGYAEGMGYGMIGYTVPLERYPHTYNRQPLVLAGLAAQKNYYALYLMCAYEGSEHGRALRDAFRAAGKKLDMGKSCIRFRSLDDLPLEAIGRIIASLPPDEYIRWYEAARQRA
- a CDS encoding TonB family protein translates to MTKIRALALLSALAGAAAPLHAQARAGHLLVAAAPDGTALTLDSASIGRIGESAYFVTAVYQYSPELARQYGFDRLLEDEELDCAALRVRNSRKRAFAGDTALRTVDLENTSRADWAPVSDAEGPLVQAICAKLVGSFAAALPVTLDLRDAETMPVLTNRSEVVTALQHNYPALLRDAGVTGSVVIRIRITGEGRVDSSAVRVESATHDAFGAAAAHVAQAMRFRPALLHGQPVPVWATLPVTFGLADSSPGDFERQPDRPVQRGFPRPRTSTGICTQPPPLCSP
- a CDS encoding energy transducer TonB produces the protein MKSLAVPILVALACAATPLRAQDVVPGTLIPVARTPDGIVLSLDSASIARTGDSTFYATAVYEFPPEVAARAGVDRRFETQETDCAESRYRGRAVTFMKGDLPVDVEEGDTTGRAEWRPVDMVDLPIHRVLCARLLGSFAALPVTTEIWSVEQQPELVNRDAVARSIAREFPPRLRDAGTSGNAILRFRIDAEGRVDTASMRVLRATLAEFGEAARRVALRMRFRPARLRGEPVAVWVTLPVTFQLMRGSP
- the mnmA gene encoding tRNA 2-thiouridine(34) synthase MnmA codes for the protein MEKKTVLVAMSGGVDSSVAAALLVEQGHTVIGVTMKTFCYQEAEAELTGPTRSCCGLDGIMDAKRVADRLGIAHYVFDVEREFTRDVIDDFVGEYAAGRTPNPCVRCNGNTKFRDLLRRGKMLGCDAIATGHYARMGTDAAGRPVLLRGVDANKDQSYFLWALPPELLQQLMFPLGELTKPQVREIARRLGLVTADKPESMEICFVPDGNYPRFLEKRLGREHAALSAGALVTTRGEVVGEHDGYARYTVGQRRGLGGGRSLPLYVLGTRPERREVVVGTMDELHRPEVTIGELSWLAAPPAVGDAVQVQIRHRAPSVDAIVTSIDGDSITLRFAKPQRAVSPGQSAVMFGGEVVLGGGRIAAPQAA
- a CDS encoding F-box-like domain-containing protein; protein product: MDTMMVAETQVDEVPDIILPPEILDLVLGYLDIKSLVAASQVNKRWNSVARADGAIAPRIYEILSHPRIQEFAAVASQTGLVSSNYHSLLNIYVLFTQEILAAVPPSDLNLVKHWVRDLTRFTPTKDGHDAVHKLITHNGHLSVQINLGGFACSLGDALFLRACMSTFIYHGGGDSYFVKKMKFILSYLN
- a CDS encoding AI-2E family transporter, with the translated sequence MNHKRNLLMYLVGGASLVVLTAGLKAVSGLLNPMLMAGFLALLLQPFVRRLQKLGVAGGGAVALVVFALVLAGLSLVGFVGISLRQVASEIPTYRTQLEGIAASVTQMAAARGFDAAAYVNSALSGPQVGRAVLNVMGEVASAFGNMVLTLFIFAFMLGGMWEMERRASKRARDHSPMAARFLAFSETLRGYIGVRAALGLVAAVLDYIVLVILGVEHALLWGVLSFILSFVPNIGFTLSMLPPTLLALLEGGWVRALIVLVAYNVINTVIDNVIGPRFVGKQMQISALVSFLSVIFWAWVLGPTGAILAVPLTVLLRDLVEAPAESQLVVTPVD
- the dnaJ gene encoding molecular chaperone DnaJ, translating into MATPTKDFYRVLGVPENANADEIKKAYRKLAKQYHPDANPDNASAAEKFKEISEAYAVLSDEGKRKQYDQMRKLGAFGGLGGYRPGGARPGGAAGGGSFSFEDLDLGGGLGDIFGSIFDFGKRGRGGGAPGRPGGPTRGETIEYQVEIPFKVAARGGTVTVTLPVTEDCPVCGGTGAKPGTQIITCPECKGAGTITFGQGGFGVTRPCPNCYGRGKVPQEPCENCHGQGQVREQKTVNVSIPAGVDNGSKVRIAGQGEKGAGGGQAGDLLINVRVTPDKFFQREGLDLNVNVPINVAQAVLGSKIKVRTVDGKGVVLRIPEGTQSGTRFRIKGQGVEKGGRRGDQYVRVEVTVPEELSDEQRKQFEEFASNAGLRH
- a CDS encoding nucleotide exchange factor GrpE, whose translation is MADHKHHHRHRGHGAHHADGGEKPNGKANGHAAPGDGPAAEIADETRATAAEPQAETQPAADPAAELQAVKDRHLRLAAEFENYRKRVERERAESWVRAQAQLAERLLEPLDDLQRIADFDPATTPAQSLHEGAEMVEKKFLRALEAAGLEEIEAAGKPFDPTQHEALTTMPAGSADEDDTVGQVYRKGYRFKGVLVRPAQVVVKKHG